GAAAGCTCTGCGGGGAGTTGCCCGCACCCCTGGGACACCGCCATATCCGCGAAGGTTCACGTAGTCGGATTGGCGGATCGACTGCCATGTAGCGGCCGTCGCGCTCATCACTTCTGCCTGGCTGCTGGTAGGTCGAATCGTTGAAGATCACGATTGGCAGACCCAGGCGTTCCTGTACCGCGCAACCGAGGTCGCCCATGGTGTACTGGAACCCGCCGTCGCCAACCACCGCGACCACTGCTGCATCGGGGCGACCCGATTTTTCGCGCCAATGGCGGCTGGCACCGCAAACAGCGTGCCAAATCCACTCGGGAAGAGAACGTGCGTGGCTCGTAGACCGGACCGCACGCGACATAACTCTCATCGTCATGTCAATGCTGAAACCACTCACGTCAGAGATCGCGCGGCACAGCACATCGATGCCCAATCCCTCCGCTCCGCGAACCACGCTGGCGGCCGCTTTGCGGACCGCCTGAACCTCGCGTATCTGGTCACACCAGCCAACTCGACCGTGTCCGAAAGTGCTGTCACCAGCCGTTCGCTGATCAGCGCGGCGTCCCCGAGGAGGGAGTGGATGA
The nucleotide sequence above comes from Thermomicrobiales bacterium. Encoded proteins:
- a CDS encoding thiamine pyrophosphate-dependent enzyme → MHLNAHPLPPRGRRADQRTAGDSTFGHGRVGWCDQIREVQAVRKAAASVVRGAEGLGIDVLCRAISDVSGFSIDMTMRVMSRAVRSTSHARSLPEWIWHAVCGASRHWREKSGRPDAAVVAVVGDGGFQYTMGDLGCAVQERLGLPIVIFNDSTYQQPGRSDERDGRYMAVDPPIRLREPSRIWRCPRGAGNSPQSFPSAR